From the genome of Papaver somniferum cultivar HN1 chromosome 2, ASM357369v1, whole genome shotgun sequence, one region includes:
- the LOC113351151 gene encoding uncharacterized protein LOC113351151, with the protein MDSNQVVFVQGDIQLQSLIALVILMKIEDFYLNVNAILKCTSRSNPGCSTSSGSSTANSCVSESPKLVKVVDHDAEKAKPLIIDEWAYVFDNIDREFMGGVKYVRISLDKYKMATDHKIVILKNDKTRFTAKCEEDGCGWMIHCGPLNGDISWFVLKYSNVIQRWHIVGDPSLKPRQLMSLFNKTYGCNIKYQHARRGKEAVFEEQFGDDEKSYRDLTWYIKSIEKTNPDSFVKFEVDDGTSRFQRIFMCFGACKHNYKYPRPMIYLDATFLTGKFMGALMAVTCINVNGDFYPFSFAHVSAENKENWFWFLENLKQVIDGRPIVFLSDRGEGILQGIPKVFQNSYHNYFFYHLKCNIPIGSGDAKSKAVFDLFYKVAYSYTATNFDEALRGMHAIECGHVTNYIRTIPKDK; encoded by the exons ATGGATAGTAATCAAGTAGTTTTTGTACAAGGTGATATACAACTGCAAAGTTTAATTGCTCTTGTTATTCTTATGAAAATtgaagatttctatttgaatgTCAATGCGATTTTGAAGTGTACTTCTCGTTCTAATCCTGGTTGTAGCACTAGTTCTGGTTCTAGTACTGCAAATTCTTGTGTAAGTGAAAGTCCCAAGCTTGTAAAGGTGGTTGATCATGATGCGGAAAAGGCTAAGCCTCTGATTATTGATGAATGGGCTTATGTTTTTGATAATATTGATAGAGAATTTATGGGTGGTGTTAAATATGTTAGGATTTCTCTTGATAAGTACAAGATGGCTACGGATCACAAGATTGTTATCCTTAAAAACGACAAGACTCGTTTTACTGCAAAGTGCGAAGAAGATGGTTGTGGTTGGATGATTCACTGTGGACCTTTGAATGGTGACATTTCTTGGTTTGTGCTGAAATATTCTAACGTTATTCAGAG GTGGCACATTGTG GGTGATCCTAGTTTAAAACCCAGACAACTCATGTCACTTTTTAATAAGACTTATGGGTGCAATATTAAGTATCAGCATGCCCGTAGAGGGAAAGAAGCCGTATTTGAAGAACAGTTTGGTGATGACGAGAAGTCGTATAGAGATTTAACTTGGTATATCAAAtccattgagaaaactaatcctgaTAGCTTTGTGAAATTTGAAGTTGATGATGGAACCAGTAGGTTTCAGCGGATTTTCATGTGTTTTGGTGCTTGCAAGCATAACTATAAGTATCCCAggcccatgatttacttggacgctactttccttactggtaaaTTCATGGGTGCTTTGATGGCTGTAACATGTATTAATGTAAACGGTGATTTTTATCCATTTTCTTTTGCTCATGTGTCtgctgaaaacaaagaaaattggttttggtttctagAGAATCTAAAACAAGTGATCGATGGTCGTCCCattgttttccttagtgatcgtGGAGAAGGAATTTTGCAGGGCATTCCAAAAGTATTCCAAAATTCATATCACAACTATTTCTTTTACCACCTCAAGTGCAATATCCCTATTGGATCAGGTGATGCGAAATCCAAGGccgtttttgatttgttttacaaagttGCTTACTCTTACACAGCAACGAACTTTGACGAAGCTTTGCGGGGAATGCATGCAATTGAATGTGGGCATGTTACTAATTATATCAGGACTATTCCAAAGGACAAATAg
- the LOC113351152 gene encoding acidic repeat-containing protein-like, with translation MNNDNDDDDDDDDDDEQGGKGGDMQGDDNDKEGSKGGDNEHGTESEKNEVPYETPEKQSTPSPKTNEENEEEVGKDGTSLGVESEIAKTPSTPLSKAAEIPEDQEDHMNLIDQDVMDTAQTDEIEKVAGCEDNLSETVFVKLEKGCYKMAVPEVKENMETLIRHDCPRFQLLSQEDTKEESSQKSLSNEAMQFIQQNASEFFSSQEVEEYKTPVVTRSGKMREADMSRTQAAGKLSKTPQKRDAKKKLDPQFTAEGKTRRVRIKSDQKGKGVKLGQEPGYLVPLKRKA, from the exons ATGaataatgataatgatgatgatgatgatgatgatgatgatgatgagcagGGTGGAAAAGGTGGTGATATGCAAggtgatgacaatgacaaggaggGTAGCAAAGGTGGTGATAACGAGCATGGAACTGAATCTGAAAAGAATGAAGTTCCATATGAAACTCCTGAAAAGCAAAG CACTCCTTCACCAAAAACCAatgaggaaaatgaagaagaggttGGCAAGGATGGAACAAGCCTAGGAGTAGAGTCTGAAATTGCTAAAACGCCGAG CACTCCTCTGTCAAAGGCAGCTGAAATTCCTGAAGATCAAGAAGACCATATGAACCTTATTGACCAAGATGTGATGGATACCGCTCAAACTGATGAAATTGAAAAAGTAGCTGGGTGTGAAG ATAACTTATCTGAAACTGTGTTCGTGAagcttgaaaaaggttgttacaAAATGGCAGTACCTGAAGTGAAAGAAAATATGGAAACCCTGATCCGCCACGATTGTCCAAGATTTCAATTATTGAGCCAAGAAGATACAAAAGAAGAGTCGTCGCaaaaatcattatccaatgaaGCAATGCAGTTCATCCAACAAAATGCCAGTGAGTTTTTTAGCAGTCAAGAGGTTGAAGAATATAAGACACCAGTGGTGACAAGATCAGGGAAGATGAGGGAAGCAGATATGTCGAGGACACAAGCGGCTGGCAAGTTGTCCAAGACACCACAAAAGAGAGATGCAAAGAAAAAACTAGATCCTCAGTTCACTGCCGAGGGTAAAACCAGACGAGTTAGGATAAAATCGGATCAAAAAGGAAAGGGGGTCAAATTGGGACAAGAACCAGGCTATCTTGTTCCACTAAAGAGAAAGGCATAG